The Drosophila gunungcola strain Sukarami chromosome 3L unlocalized genomic scaffold, Dgunungcola_SK_2 000003F, whole genome shotgun sequence region TACAGGACGTTGCAAGCGACCCCAATCGGATTTGGTGTAAGTACCTCACATAATTACGAATAGAAATCAAGTTATAAAAGTGTCATTTCAGATGGACAGCCTTGCAGCCGCCCCTGTCATTTGTGTTCAATCTAGTTTCCGAGTGCTCGAATTTAAAGCATGAGAATTGCAGATCCAAAGCGGATACTGCAGCACCCAAATCCAAAGAAGCCACCAGCGAAACAAAGGACAAGTCCACAGACCAACCAAATGAGCAAAATCGATCCAGGGGCAAGACCAGGGAAAAATCCCAGCACAGAGATGGCGTCAAagaaaaaaccagaaaaagaTCCCGAGGAAAAACTAAAGAGCGGTCCAAGGAAAGGGATTTAACCAGAGGAAAGACAAGAGAAAAATCAAAGGACAGGGATTTCAGCAGAGGGAAGACAAGGGAAAAGTCAAAGGAAAGAGATATAAATCGAGGGAAAACCCGAGAACCCTCCCAAGAAACGAATCAGGCCAGAGAAAAAATAACGGATAGATCGAAGGATAGAGATCAAACTGGAGGTGAAACTAGGACGTCAGCAAGGGAAAAGTCTAAAGTAAGTGCTCTAACTAGAGGAAAAACGAAAGACCGATCCAGAGAGAGAAATCAAACCAGGGCAAAAACACCAGAAAGATCCCAGGCCAAAGATCATACCAGAGGAAAGACAAAGGACAGAGATCACACCAGGGCGATATGCAGAGAAAAACGTAGAGAAAACTCCAGGGAAAGAACGGGAGCTAGAGACAAGCACAGAGACTTTTCCAAGGAAAAGCTAAAAGAACAATCTACAGAGCTTGCTGAGAAATCTAGGGATGAATCCAaagacaaatacaaaaaaatgcatGAGGAAAATCACAGTAAAAAGCAGCGCGAAGGatcaaaagaaaatgttagaaGACGATCTAAGGAAAAAGTGCATGGGATAACCACTGAAAAAGTTCGAGATAAGGCAACAGAAGAAGCGAATCAAAATAAAGATACAGAAAAGCCATCAGAACGTAGAATAGATAAACTGCCGGGACTATTAGTCGAAACACTAGACGAACgtttcaaagaaaaacaaagaaagcgATCCAGAGAGAAATCCACAACAAAATGCTTAAAAGATAGCGTTAAGGAAAAATCCAGAGAGCACTCGAGGGAAAACCCAAAGGAATGGAAAGATGAAAAGTATAGCGTTCTGTCGAGGGAGAACGAGTTTGGAGCTCCAAAGAAAGGGGTATAGATAGCTCCAGGAGAGCAGCAACTCCGCATTATTCCGCAAATGAAAATACCAGGGAAATCGACCACAAGTCAAAAAAAATGGACCAGGCCAATTCTTCCTGGGTGGAGAGGGAAGGAACTCCTCCAATGACGCCTCCTCAGGTGCCACAGACTCCACCTGCTGAAGCTTTAAAGCCCAAGGGGTACGATATTTTTGCCGACTCACCTCCAAGATCAATCACTGCCGTTACAGCCCCAGCTGTATTTATACAAAGGAGCACTACGCCCCCCTTAAAGGCGGCTCCTGTTTCCAAACCCGATAAACTGGCCCCACTGCTCAAGGCCAGCGAGATTCACAGCAGGATTGGCGCCCTGCTCGAGGACAGTGACTTGCATTTGGAGGCCCTATTGGCTACCAAAGAGCAGCTGTTCCGCCGCACTAATGAATACAAGGAGAGGAAGGAGGCGCCCAAGAAGATTAAAACAGAACCTATGCCAAATAGTAGCAGTAGGAGATCTGGTAGTGACAGGGTAGTGGTGGACCACCATAACAGCCAGACAAGACATGTAAATCCGTTCAAGCGTGAATCAGTATTAAGCGAAAGGAAGTCTTCCCCGCGTCCGTCGAGCAAGGAGAGACGACTTCAGACAAACGGCAGTCAGAGTGAAGAGGATTGGGATGAAGACCTTGAGAGAGGCAGACATGGCAGTCGATATCAACCAAGGCGCAGTGATAAGTACAAAGAAATCAGCATAAAGATTGAAAAGGACCTGACGCCACCGCCCCAACAACCGGCCCTTGCTGTACCCACCATTAAGATCGAACGCAAAACCACGCCCCGCAGGGAGGTGGAGCGTGAGATCCTGGTCAGGAATGGCGCGGTGGCGGCCAATGCACCTCCACCAGCAAAAGAGCAGGAAAGTCCTGATACGGATGACTACATCGATAACTGGGAAAACGACGATTCTATGGCCAGTATGCCGAAGAACGCTCCGCCCGCTACTCCGACTCCTGCTCCGACTGCTGCTCCCAATCTCCATCACAATGCCTCTCTTAATGCCACGCCCCTGCCTCCGCCAGCTACTCAATTCAatggcgatgatgatgattcgAATGCTCTGTGGAATGCCAACAGTACACCACCTCCTCGGGCCAAGGATGCGGACCTGCCCACCAGCAATATCCATGAGTTATATGACAAATTCATGAGTAGTATTAAGATGTCCAACGAGGATTTGGAGACGGAAACGAAAGCGGAAACCCTGGAGGCCTCCAAGAACAGTTCCTTGAGTAATTCCACTGCCGATGAAAGTTCCTCGGGCACTGAGACCTCCTCAACAAGTAGCAGTAGTAGCGAATCCGGCGATGATTCCAGTTCAGAAGAAGAAGATGCCAATGAGGACTCTTCGGGTGAGGATACACTCCAAAATTCGGATAACTGCAAAGCCAATCTAGATGATATCCCTGGAaaagagcagcagcaaaagaGGAACAGTGTCAGCAAGGATCTGCGCAAGCTGAAAAGTCTCGAGGACAATTTGGCCAGGATTCAAATGATGCGGGAGAACTACGACGCGGGCGATGAGATTTCCGAGGAGCTACTCAAAATGGAATCCCTATTTCTCATGCAGCGCAATGCCATCATGGATAAGTATCGCAAACAGGAGCTGAAGAGCAATGCAAGTGAAGATCAGCAGCCAGTAGACGAACAAGAAAACCTCCAGCAACCGGTGGAGGTTAAGCAGTCCGCTTTTCCCGTAAACAACATCTTCGACGCCAATCGTGAGGCAATCAAGCTGACCATCTCCCCTCTGAAGCTCACAAGGAAATCGGCAATTTTCGATAAGGATGACCAAGAGCAGCCCGAACAGTCGAAACTCGGCGAAGAGCCCCCTAAGACAGCGCTGCAAAAGCCACCCAAAGAGATTGCCATTGTTAAGCCCACGATTGTCAAGTCCCGATCGAAGCCCAGGATATTGAGGAGTCCACCGCCGCCGGCAGGGCACCGTCGCCGGTCTCGTTCGCGTTCTATCTCCAGAAACAGATCACGCCGTCGCGGGTCGAGGCCCAAGTCTCGTTCCCCGAGCCCCAGACGTTGGCGTCCTCCGTCGCCGAGAAGAGGATCCAGATACGCCAAGAGGATTGGAGGAGTAACCGTAGGAGGCATCAAAATAGGGCGAAGTCACAGCAGGAGTGTGAGTAGAAGTCGTACGCGCAGCAGAAGTCCAAATCGACGGAGGCGACTGCCACCGATCGTTGGGAACAGGAAACGTGGTTCTTTGTCTCCTATCCCAGCAAAAATGGCTGGACCTCGGTCACCACCTCCACCGCGCTCTCATCACTCGCTAAGTCGGGACAGGGAACGAGATCGGGAGCGGGACCGAGAACGGGAACATTTCTCCCGCTCACGATCACCGCTGCCTTTCAAGCCCCCATCGCCGCCCATGCGACGCAGCTGGTCCAAATCCCGCTCACCAACCAGAAGGAGATCCTACTCCAGGTCAAGATCCCGCTCCATATCGCCGAGAGCTCGTTCACCCACTGGCGGAGACTTCATGAACTATTTCGAGGAAAACCagggaatggaaatggaagcGGCTGCCTACTACTACAACATGTCGCTGGCTCAACAGGAGGATCAGAATGCGATGGGTGAGGGCTATGACATGTATGCCGCCTACATGGACTCCGCCTACAACATGGAACAGGCCTATGCCCAATACTCCGAAGACTACTCTAGTTCCTATGGGGATTATATGGGTGAAATGGTCAGTGCATCCTCACCTCAGCCACCGGGTTCTGTACTTAGGGAGCTTCCCATGGCCCCAATGGTTCCCATGGAATCAATGACTCCTATGGCACCGATGGTTCCAAAGGTGCCGATGGTTCCCATGGCATCGGTGGTGCCGGTTGCAGTGCAAAAGGGAAACGTTTTGGAGATAGTGCCCTCCGGTGAGGACATTATGGAACCGGAGGAGAACCTACTGGCAGCTGCAATAGAGGAGCCAATTGAGGACAAAAGGTAAACTAGAAATATTCTACAATTATTCTAAGATAGTCctaattatttacatttcttCCAGTAAACCCAAGCGAAAGAGCGTGAACTTCGTGGACAATGTGCTGCCCACTTACGAGAGCGATAACGAAGACCGCGCTGTGGTTGGAATGGCGGTGGAACGAGCTTTGCGGCAATACCAGGAGCGTCGCTCCCAAGCCGCCGCCAAACTGCAAATGATTCGCGACGAGCTGCTTAGTATGCCcccgccaccgccgcctcTGACACCCAAGCCCGACAATCTAGAGAAGCCCGTCTTGGTGCAGAAGAAGCCCAAGTTCCGGTACTTTCACTTCGATCCCATCAAAGGAGCAATAGTGAAGTCTCACGCACGAATGCTACGTTCACCCAGCCGCCCGCCCTTCGATCCCAAGCACTTTGCCATGCTGATGAAGACCGGACGCCTGCCACAGTTTCCGCCCGGATTCCTGCGACACCGCCCGCCAATGATTCCCGCGCATGTGGATCCCGCCACGAGATCGGCCATGCTGAAGGAGTTCTTCAGCAAGCATCCGCCACCACCGCTGCCGATGCCAATGCCGGATGGGATGCCCTATTACCTGAGTGGACCGCCTCCAATGCCAAGTGGAGCTGTACTCTCTCCGGTGCCAGTTAACGTGCTGCCGCAGCCTATTCCCGTACTGGATGGAAGTGGCTATCAGGGCTATCCACAGCCGGTTGCCATGGTGCCATCGCCAGTTCCGGTTCCTGGTCCTGTTCCTGCACCCGTGCCGCTACCTGTGCCCGTGCCCGTGCCTGTTCCAAGCAACTCTACGCCACCTCCCGCGATAATAGCTCCCTACTTCACACCACCACCTCTACCCGAGCTGCCAATTCTACCCGAACTGCCCTCTCAATTCAGTGTGAGCTCGGTGCCTACCATTACGGAAATCATGCCAGTCGATATACTGCAAAAATTGGGACCTCTGCCGAAAACTTTAGACGTAGATGATGGAGGAGGAATATGCAGTCCGGAGGAAGCGGGCAACGATCTCAAGGAGGCGGAAGCAGAGCCAACCGAACAGCCAGCGGTGGACGTTAAGCCGCAGCTCCTTGTGGAGTCCCAGTAGTCGACCCATATCCTGATAGTTTGATTATTTAGCCAATAGTTTCTTTAGATAATTTTCTCTAATACTACATGCAAAGTCCTTTATCCTTTACTTTAagatttactttttaaaagttttgtttttaaattttgtttatttgaccattttgtaaacaaatcgCATTTATTGATAAAAGTCTTGCTAGGTTTATTGAGCTCTAAGTTTGTATGTCATTTATATATGGTTCCACTTTGACCCAAGTTCATTGATTTctacaagaaaataaaattgtaaatagtTCAATGCGCTTAAGAATTATACATGAAACACAACATTacacaacatttaaaatataattgagtCATTTATCATAACGAAATTCTTAACGAAATAATctaatattaaaatctttatgaGTCGAATGCGTGTGAGATTTATAGTGTGGCGTGAAACTATAAGAATTTGTTTGAATGTACAAAATACAGCAATGAATTACAAATACTTAAGTCTGTGCGTTATATGAGTCTTTGAAAATAATGAGAGTAAAATAGttttactatttaatttgattgggTATTGGAGAGCTCAACAATCATTGAAAGAGTGGGATTAAAAATCTATATTCAATAGTAGGATCGTATAAAACTACACCAATTTGTCAAtcaatattaattgttaaaagtTACTTATTAACTCGATTAATTGGTCCTTGGACCCATTGTTAAGAagctataattattttttgttttatctgATTACGTttcatgaaactttcccattACTCTATTTGTAGCTTAAAGTTTTTTACCTGGCCCTTTTGTTTTCCCTAGGTGTCAAGACCAATGGAAAACAATTGGCAGGCAGTGCCAAACTCTCTGGACTGATTTGAATCGTCGATAGATCATTGCTGCTCACATTATATCTCTGCATTACGTTAACGAGGACCAGGAAACCAAAGCCCCTGACCAAATTCTGTCCAATGCAAGTCCGTTTTCCAATGCTAAAGGGTAGAAAATGGGGAATATTCTTTCTTAGTTGAAGTTTCTCCTTATCGCTTTCGATGCCCGAATCGCAACCTTTGGAATTTTTGGGGCTTTGCTCATTTGATTTCTCCAGAAACCGTAACGGATTAAATTCTTTTGGATTGATCCAATGCTTATCGCTGGTGTTCAGCACATAGTTGTTGATGAACACAATGGTGCCCTTTGTGACCCCGTAGCCAGAGATCACTGTATCCTCTGTGGCCACATGGGGCACAATCGGTGAGGATGAGTATCGCAGCACCTCAAAGATCGTGGCCATTGTATAGGGCATCGCATTCATATCCAGTAGATTGACTTGTCTGTCCTCCTCCAAAGCTATGGCATCTATTTCCTCTTGGATTCTCCCTCCTATGTCATGATTCTTGGCTATATAGGCCAAAACAAGCATCACAAGATTTCCGACCGCCGAGTGTCCACCAATGAAATCCTCCAGCATAAAGATGATCGTGTTCCGGGAAACCTCTTTATCCTCAATGAGACTTCTTAGTAGGGCATCGGCAAAATCCCTATCCGGTTCATCCAAGTCGATGTTCACCTCTCGGTGACAGATAATCCGTTCCAGTATAAATTTCCTGATGGACGTGGACCAGTTGATGATTTTGCTGAGGTGCCGCCGGTAAAAGGGATACAGCCAGGGTAGAAAATCCAAGGGATGACCTTGATTGATCTCCCAGAAAATCTCATCAAAGTACTGCACAATCTGATGGAACGCCACATCATCGTAGTCGAATCTCAGGGAACACATATACTGACTGAACATGTTGGCACAGGCCTTGAGAATGAGGGGCTTTAGCTCGATGGGTTTACCAGGGATCAAATGTTCCCTAAGCTCGCGATTCCAGTGCTCCATCTCCTCACATCCAATTTGGGACATTTTCATGTAGAAGGAGGAGGACTCCCTGGGCGAACAGTGACGTCGGGCGAGGTTCCTCCTCTTCTGCTGCAGTTGTGACCAGTTGCAGAGAGCCAATGAATTGCTCCGCTCGCCTCCAAATAGCTTATGATAGCGTATAAAGTCCGGTCGTCCACCCATCACCTTTCCGTTTTCGTTCAGGACCTCACGGATCAGCTCCAGATTGTTCACCACCAAGCAGCGTGTGTGTCCAAGAGTCAGGGAGTAAATGTCCCCGTATTGTTTGGCCAACTCGGTAAATCCAGCAAAGGGGCTATCTCGATAGCGATCCAGCAGATGCAGGTTTCCAATAATGGGCCAAGGCAGTGGACCTGGGGCTTGTCCACATTTTCGGTAAGCTATTTCGCTCGTTGGAGctacatttccatttttaacaGGCTGAACAACGCATCTTTTCAATCCATAGAAAATAGTCACGTATGATGTGATCACAACGCCTATTAAAATGGCCGAAACACTGGAAGCCAAAATAACCCACATTTTCGCGTAGTTCTTGAAGGTAGAGAGTGCAAAAGACAACTGACGATGGCCAAGCAAATCAAGTAGCCAGGTACACACCAGGCCAGGATATTTGTATATCCTTCGGGATAATAATTGTTTCCTTTTGTGGGATGAGATATTACCTGCTCTTTTAGTGAAATTGGTACCtgattgattttgttttaatggtTTGTTTTTCCCATAACATGAATCATCAGGATGGAAACTGATAAGAATGATAAAGTTGTTATTTACTTCGAATGATTgtctgtttattttaattttgattttactaCATTTTAATAGCGCTTTAATTTTCCCCTAATCTTAAGCTACTCTTTATTTATTGAGTATTCCGTATGAGTATGCGATTTAAATGAAGACTTTATTACTCGTTCAGTTTGTCCTTCGCGAAGGGTCCAATGTTGGCCGCATAAGCCATCATCGCTGGGATGGAGCTCTGCTCGAAATTGCCAGTGAAGAGATGCTCGAAGGGACCGGAGGCGAAGACACCCACATCCTCGGCGCCATGGGTTTCGCTACTCAGGGGAACCGTGGCCTGGAAGGCAAACTCCTCGTTCGTCGTGTCCACATTGGCAAGATCAATGCGTCCAGACTCGGAACTGTAGGTATCGATGAATCCTGGACCATTTGCATAGGACAGGATGGTAAACGGCAGTTCGTCATCAGCCAAGTTGGGAGCCAGGGACAGGATGTTTTGGCGACGATACTGAATAGAGAAGATGGGTAAGTGGATTAGAAAAATACTTAGTTTAACAATTAAACATATTAACGGGCGATAAAACTATTGCAGTTTAAGATTACTGATGTTGTAATAAGATCTTAAGCTATGgaagtatttaaaatgtttgcatcAGTAAATGGTTGAATAattatattgaatttttagatTTCTTGAAATTGAAACTAGTTTACTGAGAAAGTAATGagttttgatattattttcttaatctgtccttattcaaattaaatattaactgTTTTTCTATaccagaaattaattaataattaaatagttattcCTACAATAACTTTACTCACCGGGTAGCCATTGATAGACATGGTGTGCGAGTGATCCGACGTGACCACGATGAGAGTGTCCTCTTCGTTGGTCATTTTCCTTGCCTTTTCCACGGCCGCCGCGAATTCTTGGGTATCCTCCAGAGCCTTCCTCGCTTTCGTGGCATGATGGGCCATATCGATGCGACCGCTCTCCACGAAAAGGAAGTATCCGTCCTCGTTCTTACTGAGCAAATCGATGGCTGCTTCTGTCATGTCGGAAAGGGATGGCTCGGCGTCCTCATAGTGGGTTCGCCGACGATCACCGTGGTAGGGCAGATGGGAAGTGTCGAAGAGCCCAAGCAGATAGTCCGTCTTGCTGAGATCCGTTTCCTTGAGGCCCTTGAGGGACCACACATACTTGCCCTCCGATCCCTGCCGTTTCTTGATCTCCTGCCAGTCATGGATCAGATCTCGGCCATCGGTTCGCAGGCCCGCAACGCCAACTTCATCGTGCTGGGACTGATCCCGGAAATAGGACCGACCACCGCCCAGTATGACGCGAAGTTCCTGGCCCACTGGCCACTCCACCAGTTGGCGGGCAGTGTCCGTGTTGATATCCGGACTGCACTTTGAGCTAACGATCTCGCCGTCGTGCTCCCAGTTCCGCTCAGCCACATGGGCATAAACTCCGGCTGGAGAAGCGTGTGTCACCCGGGCGGTGGTCACAATGCCCGCCCACTTGCCCGCCTCCTGGGCCCACTGACCAATGCTGTGGACATGGTTGCTGGAATTGGTCACACAATCGCCCCTTTGCACCTGGGCATTCACTCCGATGGTGCCATAGTTGGCCTTGACTCCGGTCAAATAGGCCGTGGCCGTGCTGGCCGAATCCGGAGTGCGTTCATCCACCGCATAGGTCTTGGACAGTCCCAGGTAGGGGAACTTCTCGAAGAAGACCTGCTTGTTGCTATCGCCCATGAAGGCACGTGTGGCCGCTATCGTGTGGATGGACATGCCGTCGCCCAAAAAAAGGATCACGTTCTTGGCTCGATTTTCGTTGAGTTTGTTGTGGCTGGCCAGCTTATCGGCCAGAATCGATTGGGCCTTATCGTGCCAGAATCGTGTTTCCAGCTCCTCGTCAAGGGCCTCGAAGTCGCGTGATGACGGCAGTCGGGGATGTTGGGCTGTAAGGGCCGGACTTTGGGTTAGCAACTAATCGGCGGGAAAGTTGGTCTAATAAAAGTGTTTCAAGTGGTAAACATGTTTTCTGGCTGTCCTATCGATTAGATCTATAAATCAGTTTTAATTATAACTGTTTATGGGCTTCAATTTAATCGCTGGAAAAACGCACCTGATTAAACCTTAATAAAACGTGCTAAAAACGTTTTAATCTTTAATAGTTTCACCATGATTTCGTAATTTCATCGCTTTATTATGACTATTGAGTTGAGTCCAAATCAAATTTTAGGTactacacatatatatttttatgattttttaaagcttgcTTTAAATTGTAGATACTTAgtcttaaatacttttatttagcTATTTAATTGTGAGTAGAACGAATTAAACTTCTAAACTGTTTGCTCaacaataattttgtaaaatcggtatcttttaaatgttttttttttatttttaattcagcCATAAATGGCAATCGCTTTTCAATAATCATATACAATTCACTTGTTCACGTGAACTAAATAAACGTTTAAAAGTCATTTCACGTGAACGAATGAATCGTAAATCATATTACCTCTTCGATGACAACCTTTTCAAATATATGTAGATATAGATTAGCCCAGTCTAATAAATTCACAAGATTTGCGATAAGGCAGGTGGGCTTTTTCAATTGGCTGCAGATAAGGTGGGGGCCGAAACGAATCGGATTGGTTCGGGGGCTCCCTTCGTGTTAAATTTCGACAACACTTACCATTTTCTCGGTCATCGGATAGTTCACTCCGAACCTGGATGAACAGGAGAGCAAGAAAGCACACGATCAGTCCAGTTTTTGCCATCTTGAGGGGGCGGTAACTTGAGGCTGAGAAATGCTCGGTTCGAGATTGACCGCGAGACTGGCCAAAATAGGCGGATTGGCCCGGTTATATAGCCTCCGACTTTCAAAGCGTTCTTCCTGCAACACATGTACGCATTATACGTACATACGTACATACGATTGTTTTTGTGATTTGAGCAATCTAAAGTGGCGATCGATTAATTATCTCGAGTGCCTAGAAACGTGAGTATCACGATCTGGTCAAGAAGGGGTCGTAAATTAGCCGATCCCCCAAACGCCCCATCGACTCCTCGCACGAACTGCACCTGATGGTATATTAATGGGCGGTGTGTGACTCCGGAGTACAGTGTTCACTTGGCTGGCGCAGTGAAGGCATCTCCGAAATGCTGAGTCCTAAGTTCTGGTTTGGCCTGACCCTGCTGACCATCGTTTCGGGGGCAGCGGTACCTGGAAAAGCTCCCGTCGACGAGGAGCGAATGCATCCGCATCTGCCCAGTAGTCCCAGACTTCGTTCGATTGCCGGCGAGGACACCCAGGAGTACTGGCACTCGGCCGGCAAGAAACTCATCCGTGAGAAGCTGGAGTATGTGAGGAACACGAACAAGGCCAAGAACATAATCCTATTCCTGGGCGATGGCATGGGCTTGGCCACTCTGGCTGCTGCCCGTAGTTACATTGGGGACGAAGAGCTGAAGCTCTCTTTCGAAGAGTTTCCTTTCACCGGGCTGTCCAAGACCTACTCGGTGGACAAGATAGTTCCCGACAGTGCCTGCACCTCCACCTCCTACCTGTGCGGAGTGAAAGCCAACTACGGAACCATTGGCGTGAATGCCCATGTGAAAAGAGGCGACTGTTTGGCCATGGCCGATGAGAAGAACCATGTCTTCTCCCTGGGCAAATGGGCCATGGATGCGGGAAAAGCAGCTGGACTGGTGACCACCACCCGGGTGACCCATGCCTCGCCCTCGGGAGTCTACGCCCATGTCGCCGATCGCTGAGTGGGAGAACAACGCTGCCCTGGAAGAGGCCTGCGGTGAGCAATCGGAGGGTCTCCAGGACATAGCCGTCCAGTTGATCCATGGCGAAGTGGGCAGCAAACTGAAGGTAATGCTGGGTGGTGGCAAGCGGAGCTTCTATAGTCCGGAGCACTACGACAAGGGCAGACGCACGGATGGCCGCAATCTCGTCGAGGAATTCGAGGCCTTGAGCAAGGGCAATACGTTCGTTAAAACGCAGAAGAAACTGCTCGATGTGAATGCCACCGAAACGGGCAGACTATTGGGTCTGTTCAGCAAGAGTCACTTGCACTACCATCTGGAGCAGTTGGCCGATCCGGAGAACAAAGAGCCCACGCTGGAGGAGATGACGCAGAAGGCCATTGAAGTGCTGGAAACCGAGGAGCAGGGCTACTTCCTCTTCGTCGAGGGGGGAAAGATCGACATCAGTCATCACGACACCATGGCGCGCATTGCCCTGGACGAGACCGCCGAGCTATCGAAGGCGGTGAAGAGGGCCAGGGAGATGACCA contains the following coding sequences:
- the LOC128258351 gene encoding serine/arginine repetitive matrix protein 2, translating into MSQAVGGSVAGLEELAPGNNSKLPEDLQDNDTNSLEPGEVVTPPHNHPGSPALKKHLSKDLMIGKTLRKIPSGMLEPARKENGSMGTPQKQSEEADDSEGLYSDSDSSGEDLKNLEDVQKARKEKQEEAAAAALPQAPPTPFLGINPLRFHMRAPCFEFPRMGFMPRMARGGPRGMRPPFFGRSPTPNRMGSPMMGGPPAQGPPPGSYGPQVPPGQGTNSNTGRCKRPQSDLVWTALQPPLSFVFNLVSECSNLKHENCRSKADTAAPKSKEATSETKDKSTDQPNEQNRSRGKTREKSQHRDGVKEKTRKRSRGKTKERSKERDLTRGKTREKSKDRDFSRGKTREKSKERDINRGKTREPSQETNQAREKITDRSKDRDQTGGETRTSAREKSKVSALTRGKTKDRSRERNQTRAKTPERSQAKDHTRGKTKDRDHTRAICREKRRENSRERTGARDKHRDFSKEKLKEQSTELAEKSRDESKDKYKKMHEENHSKKQREGSKENVRRRSKEKVHGITTEKVRDKATEEANQNKDTEKPSERRIDKLPGLLVETLDERFKEKQRKRSREKSTTKCLKDSVKEKSREHSRENPKEWKDEKGIDSSRRAATPHYSANENTREIDHKSKKMDQANSSWVEREGTPPMTPPQVPQTPPAEALKPKGYDIFADSPPRSITAVTAPAVFIQRSTTPPLKAAPVSKPDKLAPLLKASEIHSRIGALLEDSDLHLEALLATKEQLFRRTNEYKERKEAPKKIKTEPMPNSSSRRSGSDRVVVDHHNSQTRHVNPFKRESVLSERKSSPRPSSKERRLQTNGSQSEEDWDEDLERGRHGSRYQPRRSDKYKEISIKIEKDLTPPPQQPALAVPTIKIERKTTPRREVEREILVRNGAVAANAPPPAKEQESPDTDDYIDNWENDDSMASMPKNAPPATPTPAPTAAPNLHHNASLNATPLPPPATQFNGDDDDSNALWNANSTPPPRAKDADLPTSNIHELYDKFMSSIKMSNEDLETETKAETLEASKNSSLSNSTADESSSGTETSSTSSSSSESGDDSSSEEEDANEDSSGEDTLQNSDNCKANLDDIPGKEQQQKRNSVSKDLRKLKSLEDNLARIQMMRENYDAGDEISEELLKMESLFLMQRNAIMDKYRKQELKSNASEDQQPVDEQENLQQPVEVKQSAFPVNNIFDANREAIKLTISPLKLTRKSAIFDKDDQEQPEQSKLGEEPPKTALQKPPKEIAIVKPTIVKSRSKPRILRSPPPPAGHRRRSRSRSISRNRSRRRGSRPKSRSPSPRRWRPPSPRRGSRYAKRIGGVTVGGIKIGRSHSRSVSRSRTRSRSPNRRRRLPPIVGNRKRGSLSPIPAKMAGPRSPPPPRSHHSLSRDRERDRERDREREHFSRSRSPLPFKPPSPPMRRSWSKSRSPTRRRSYSRSRSRSISPRARSPTGGDFMNYFEENQGMEMEAAAYYYNMSLAQQEDQNAMGEGYDMYAAYMDSAYNMEQAYAQYSEDYSSSYGDYMGEMVSASSPQPPGSVLRELPMAPMVPMESMTPMAPMVPKVPMVPMASVVPVAVQKGNVLEIVPSGEDIMEPEENLLAAAIEEPIEDKSKPKRKSVNFVDNVLPTYESDNEDRAVVGMAVERALRQYQERRSQAAAKLQMIRDELLSMPPPPPPLTPKPDNLEKPVLVQKKPKFRYFHFDPIKGAIVKSHARMLRSPSRPPFDPKHFAMLMKTGRLPQFPPGFLRHRPPMIPAHVDPATRSAMLKEFFSKHPPPPLPMPMPDGMPYYLSGPPPMPSGAVLSPVPVNVLPQPIPVLDGSGYQGYPQPVAMVPSPVPVPGPVPAPVPLPVPVPVPVPSNSTPPPAIIAPYFTPPPLPELPILPELPSQFSVSSVPTITEIMPVDILQKLGPLPKTLDVDDGGGICSPEEAGNDLKEAEAEPTEQPAVDVKPQLLVESQ
- the LOC128258372 gene encoding cytochrome P450 307a1 codes for the protein MWVILASSVSAILIGVVITSYVTIFYGLKRCVVQPVKNGNVAPTSEIAYRKCGQAPGPLPWPIIGNLHLLDRYRDSPFAGFTELAKQYGDIYSLTLGHTRCLVVNNLELIREVLNENGKVMGGRPDFIRYHKLFGGERSNSLALCNWSQLQQKRRNLARRHCSPRESSSFYMKMSQIGCEEMEHWNRELREHLIPGKPIELKPLILKACANMFSQYMCSLRFDYDDVAFHQIVQYFDEIFWEINQGHPLDFLPWLYPFYRRHLSKIINWSTSIRKFILERIICHREVNIDLDEPDRDFADALLRSLIEDKEVSRNTIIFMLEDFIGGHSAVGNLVMLVLAYIAKNHDIGGRIQEEIDAIALEEDRQVNLLDMNAMPYTMATIFEVLRYSSSPIVPHVATEDTVISGYGVTKGTIVFINNYVLNTSDKHWINPKEFNPLRFLEKSNEQSPKNSKGCDSGIESDKEKLQLRKNIPHFLPFSIGKRTCIGQNLVRGFGFLVLVNVMQRYNVSSNDLSTIQISPESLALPANCFPLVLTPRENKRAR
- the LOC128258505 gene encoding alkaline phosphatase; translated protein: MAKTGLIVCFLALLFIQVRSELSDDRENAQHPRLPSSRDFEALDEELETRFWHDKAQSILADKLASHNKLNENRAKNVILFLGDGMSIHTIAATRAFMGDSNKQVFFEKFPYLGLSKTYAVDERTPDSASTATAYLTGVKANYGTIGVNAQVQRGDCVTNSSNHVHSIGQWAQEAGKWAGIVTTARVTHASPAGVYAHVAERNWEHDGEIVSSKCSPDINTDTARQLVEWPVGQELRVILGGGRSYFRDQSQHDEVGVAGLRTDGRDLIHDWQEIKKRQGSEGKYVWSLKGLKETDLSKTDYLLGLFDTSHLPYHGDRRRTHYEDAEPSLSDMTEAAIDLLSKNEDGYFLFVESGRIDMAHHATKARKALEDTQEFAAAVEKARKMTNEEDTLIVVTSDHSHTMSINGYPYRRQNILSLAPNLADDELPFTILSYANGPGFIDTYSSESGRIDLANVDTTNEEFAFQATVPLSSETHGAEDVGVFASGPFEHLFTGNFEQSSIPAMMAYAANIGPFAKDKLNE